The Maylandia zebra isolate NMK-2024a linkage group LG7, Mzebra_GT3a, whole genome shotgun sequence genome contains a region encoding:
- the LOC143419399 gene encoding uncharacterized protein LOC143419399, whose product MRRKKSSRSIFRAPYDVIERQRREGRPRLIQLESLTRRSRTLTQLFQGTLQTRLLASARDDVNAKLESITGQLQLLVSEWEGFEAQREELVVWLADMDVRLTS is encoded by the exons atgaggaggaagaaaagcagcaggagcatctttagggctccctatgatgtcattgag aggcagcggcgagaggggagacctcggctcatccagctggagagcctgaccaggaggagtcgaacattaactcagctcttccagggcaccctgcagactcGGCTGCTGGCATCGGCGAGGGATGACGTGAACGCcaaactggagtccatcacaggtcaactgcag ctccttgtctcagagtgggagggatttgaagcacaaagggaggagCTTGTCGtttggttggctgatatggatgtgaggttgaccagctga